Proteins encoded within one genomic window of Oscarella lobularis chromosome 6, ooOscLobu1.1, whole genome shotgun sequence:
- the LOC136188553 gene encoding G patch domain-containing protein 11-like, translated as MSELGSAVGQRNFAKNGLLLLDFDVQDNVYGRPDGRRRRLHVQCLFGRRHSPGTRFRQESRTKAKDRRGDETAPKRNEKTRKTDRKRETRRRTRDNKGYALLEKMGYVKGMGLGKDGGGRAQPVAVKIKTDRGGVGRESEAKKRATLKARLTSALAETKIKVDEMNRGDFLRRMSSKYSDVEIERDVKKSQQACWELDQAKNLTHVEEWYWPASVTGRDKKEDYEKLAEPELPQQLEDITDYIRDKHCYCIQYKDVEDMDGSIVPRKK; from the exons ATGTCCGAGCTCGGTTCGGCTGTCGGGCAGCGTAATTTCGCTAAGAACggtctccttcttctcgatttcgacgtccaGGATAACGTTTATGGACGCCCGgatggaagaagaagacgactacATGTCCAGTGCCTTTTTGGCCGTCGACACTCGCCCGGGACTCGTTTTCGACAAGAGAGTCgcacgaaagcgaaagatcgaagaggagacgaaacggcgccaaaaagaaacgagaaaacCCGTAAAACAGatcgaaaaagagaaacgagacgTCGGACTCGTGACAACAAGGGCTATGCACTCTTGGAAAAAATGGGTTACGTGAAGGGAATGGGATTAGGCAAAGACG GGGGTGGGAGAGCACAACCTGTCGCagtaaaaatcaaaacag atCGGGGTGGTGTTGGTCGTGAAAGTGAGGCGAAAAAGCGGGCCACTTTAAAGGCTCGTCTCACGTCCGCTCTCGCTGAGACGAAGATCAAAGTAGACGAGATGAATCGCGGggattttcttcgacgaatgAGCAGCAAGTatagcgacgtcgaaatcgaaagagacgTCAAGAAAAGTCAGCAAGCGTGCTGGGAGTTGGACCAGGCAAAG AACTTAACTCACGTCGAGGAATGGTACTGGCCAGCTTCCGTGACCGGAAGAGACAAAAAGGAGGACTACGAGAAGTTGGCTGAACCGGAA TTACCTCAGCAATTAGAAGACATCACAGACTACATACGGGACAAGCACTGCTACTGCATTCAGTAtaaag ATGTTGAAGACATGGATGGATCAATCGTGCCCCGGAAAAAGTAA
- the LOC136188036 gene encoding ribosomal protein S6 kinase alpha-5-like isoform X1: MLTKCKPSVYSSFVTLILKNQKDLTTGSVNMCVHIYLGLLTVDPKRRLTVYQALSHTWLNSIDDEVLSSPLMTPGLLGSSRKRSVELAVSVTLNAFHMAAKEGFVLRDVAFAPLAKRRKRKNTEASDQSSENDGDGSSREKKLFLPLSDSNP; encoded by the exons ATGTTAACGAAATGCAAACCATCTGTCTATTCATCGTTTGTCACACTG ATTCTCAAGAACCAGAAAG ATCTCACCACTGGCTCAGTAAATATGTGTGTTCATATCTATTTAGGTCTTCTTACTGTTGATCCAAAGAGAAGACTTACTGTCTATCAAGCTCTGTCTCACACGTGGTTGAATAGCATCGATGACGAGGTTCTCAGCTCTCCTCTCATGACGCCCGGTCTCTTGGGGTCGTCGCGAAAGCGTTCCGTCGAATTGGCCGTCAGTGTGACGCTGAATGCCTTTCATATGGCGGCGAAAGAGGGCTTTGTGctgcgcgacgtcgcctttgcGCCGCTggcgaaacgacggaaacgcAAGAACACGGAAGCGTCCGATCAATCGTcggaaaacgacggcgacggctcgTCTCGCGAGAAGAAACTTTTTCTACCACTTTCTGATAGCAATCCATAG
- the LOC136188036 gene encoding ribosomal protein S6 kinase alpha-5-like isoform X2 → MQTICLFIVCHTDSQEPERYMSYLVHGNNGLLTVDPKRRLTVYQALSHTWLNSIDDEVLSSPLMTPGLLGSSRKRSVELAVSVTLNAFHMAAKEGFVLRDVAFAPLAKRRKRKNTEASDQSSENDGDGSSREKKLFLPLSDSNP, encoded by the exons ATGCAAACCATCTGTCTATTCATCGTTTGTCACACTG ATTCTCAAGAACCAGAAAGGTACATGTCGTATTTAGTCCACGGCAATAATG GTCTTCTTACTGTTGATCCAAAGAGAAGACTTACTGTCTATCAAGCTCTGTCTCACACGTGGTTGAATAGCATCGATGACGAGGTTCTCAGCTCTCCTCTCATGACGCCCGGTCTCTTGGGGTCGTCGCGAAAGCGTTCCGTCGAATTGGCCGTCAGTGTGACGCTGAATGCCTTTCATATGGCGGCGAAAGAGGGCTTTGTGctgcgcgacgtcgcctttgcGCCGCTggcgaaacgacggaaacgcAAGAACACGGAAGCGTCCGATCAATCGTcggaaaacgacggcgacggctcgTCTCGCGAGAAGAAACTTTTTCTACCACTTTCTGATAGCAATCCATAG
- the LOC136188014 gene encoding calcium/calmodulin-dependent protein kinase type II-like — MEAFVKAYDVDDVLGEGGFGTVYRCRAKMNGRAYAAKRIDPSKIKNAEDEEKVKAEIKICGMLCHQHVVRLRRCFSDDENSHMLVFELLESGELFDLIASCDTYSERDARHCIRQVLLALAYLETKRIVHRVRKDVGSR; from the exons ATGGAGGCGTTCGTCAAAGCatatgacgtcgacgacgtcctcgGCGAAGGCGGTTTCGGCACCGTGTATCGGTGTCGCGCGAAAATGAACGGACGCGCGTACgcggcgaaacgaatcgatcCGTCGAAGATCAAGAacgccgaagacgaggagaaaGTCAAAGCAGAAATAAAA ATCTGCGGCATGCTTTGCCACCAGCACGTCGTACGCCTACGACGCTgcttttccgacgacgaaaactcGCACATGCTCGTCTTCGAGCTTCTCGAAAGCGGCGAACTGTTCGATCTGATTGCCAGCTGCGATACGTACTCGGAACGCGACGCTCGGCATTGCATTAGGCAGGTTCTACTCGCCCTCGCCTatctcgaaacgaaaaggatTGTGCATCGGGTAAGAAAGGATGTGGGAAGTCGTTGA
- the LOC136188555 gene encoding kelch domain-containing protein 8B-like produces MTKTTFFLLKCPGKTDLRVSKDGDDGGGESSTNRYETLLESVTTRHHALERAESVNEDLKEKLVSFQCNSLLKEHSLKTQLAKARSKPFPRSWHDMPNLPFTHKHPLLATIGDVMLACHCLSPTLYLMNATTCRLTTKLAHPHANEIDSMTTYKHHCYALTIYIKDNNTETKLEEFDVDTRTWTILASMPWKAALRYTSLVATSDAVYVVGGLNKASISVNYFVEVDLATGKTTELTPMPSYRSACSCAFVDGRLYVAGGFTRNADHSASMCDRFEVYRVKNKSWKKLPSTHFGVSIVALRGETVISVGGVVPYSRDVKMFDRESKEWTELPPMIWERCMPGVCAVGACGIIVGGGATGNGEPLKSVEEMLLMKV; encoded by the exons atgacgaaaacgacatttTTCCTACTGAAGTGCCCAGGAAAAACGGATCTTCGAGTTTCTAAGGACGGagatgacggcggcggcgagtcgtcgacgaatagATATGAGACGCTGCTTGAATCCGTGACGACGCGACATCACGCTCTCGAAAGAGCGGAATCAGTCAACGAAgatctgaaagagaaattggtCTCCTTTCAATGCAATTCCCTCCTGAAGGAACATTCCCTGAAAACCCAATTAGCTAAA GCACGCAGTAAGCCTTTTCCTCGCTCCTGGCACGACATGCCCAACTTACCCTTCACCCACAAGCATCCCCTCCTAGCAACGATAGGCGACGTGATGCTCGCCTGTCATTGCCTCTCGCCGACCCTCTACCTCatgaacgcgacgacgtgccgCCTCACGACGAAGCTCGCTCATCCGCACGCCAACGAAATCGACAGCATGACGACGTACAAACACCACTGCTACGCCCTCACAATCTACATCAAGGACAACAACACGGAGACGAAACTcgaagaattcgacgtcgatacgAGAACGTGGACCATTCTCGCTTCGATGCCGTGGAAGGCGGCGCTCCGCTACACGTCGCTCGTTGCCACGAGCGACGCCGtctacgtcgtcggcggattAAACAAAGCCTCGATTTCCGTCAATTatttcgtcgaagtcgatttgGCGACGGGGAAAACGACGGAGCTGACGCCGATGCCGTCGTATCGATCGGCGTGCTCGtgcgctttcgtcgacggacggCTCTACGTCGCCGGCGGCTTCACTCGCAACGCCGATCACTCCGCGTCGATGTGCGACCGATTCGAAGTGTATCGCGTGAAGAATAAGAGCTGGAAGAAattgccgtcgacgcactTCGGCGTCTCCATTGTCGCCCTGCGAGGCGAGACGGTCATatccgtcggcggcgtcgtgcCGTATTCGCGTGACGTGAAGATGTTCGATCGCGAGTCGAAGGAGTGGACGGAGTTGCCGCCGATGATTTGGGAGCGGTGCATGCCCGGCGTGTGCGCCGTCGGCGCGTGTGGGATTATAGTGGGCGGCGGGGCGACGGGAAATGGGGAACCGTTGAAAAGTGTGGAGGAAATGTTGCTAATGAAGGTCTAA